The Streptomyces laurentii region CGACCGCCATCGGCCACCGTTCACGCTTCTCCGATCGAAGTAAGGCTGGGGCGCGAGGTTGACGAAAGCCCCATCTGCGGCCAATAGCACACGAGTTGCCGCGTTGTCGCGCACACACGTGCAGGGTCACTCTCAGGTGTGAGAGTTGGCACACGCACGGGTAAAGACCTATTCAAATAGTTTGTGATACGGTTCACGAGACCCGGCGACAGTGCCGAAAGACCGTAGTGCGACGGCCTTTTCGGCCCCGAGGCTCATCTCGGTCCGGGCTTACTCTCGTCCATGACGACACCATCGCCCCCTCCAGCAAGCGGAGACACCGCCATGCCGTCCAACGACGCACGCATTCTGCTGCGCACCGCAGTGCCCACCGCCGCCGCCGGCATCATCGCCACGGTTGTCAGCGGTGTGCTCGCGGGCGGCAAGGGTGCGATCGGCGCCGTCATCGGCACCCTGGTCGTGCTCCTGTTCATGGGGATCGGGCAGGTGGTTCTTCAGCGGACGGCGAAGAAACTCCCGCATCTGTTCCAGGCCATGGGGCTCATGCTCTACACGGCCCAGCTGCTGGTGCTCTTCATCTTCCTGGCGCTGCTGAAGGGGACGACCGCGTTCAACTTCAAGGCCTTCGCCTTCACGCTGCTCGCCACCACGATCGTGTGGGTCGCCGCCCAGGCCCGTGCCTACATGAAGGCCAAGATCACGTACGTCGACCCCGACAATTCGGGGCCGAAGCCGTGAAGGGTAGGGCCGGGATAAAGCCGCCTTCGGCTTCCTGCTATCGTCCGGTGCCAACTGCGGCACTGCGGGCGCGGGCATCCGGAACGGCGCCTGACCCAGCGAGAGGCTTGATGCCGAACCGCCGCCCCCTTATCCGTAAGACCAGTCCAGTGCCGACCCGCGGCTGCGTGCCGCGCCGACACAACGAGGTTGCCGTACCTATGCGCCACGCTGAAGGAGCCCGCGGTGAGTGCTGACCAGACGCTTGCCTTCGACCCGGATTGCCACATCTTCTCCGGATGTGGCTTCCCGGCGCCGGGGCTGCACACGTTCATGTACGAGCCCATGTTCACCGTGGGCAGCTTCGAGTTCACCAAGCCGATGCTGCTTGCCATCCTGGGCTCGATCGTGGTCGTCGGCTTCTTCTGGGCCGCTTTCAACAAGCCCAAGCTGATCCCCGGCAAGATGCAGATGGTCGGCGAGGCCGGCTACGACTTCGTGCGCCGCGGCATCGTCTACGAGATCATCGGCAAGAAGGACGGCGAGAAGTACGTCCCGCTGATGGTGTCGCTGTTCTTCTTCGTCTGGATCATGAACCTGTGGTCGATCATCCCGGTCGCCCAGTTCCCGGTCACGTCGCTGATCGCCTTCCCGGCGGCCCTCGCGCTGATCGTCTACGTGCTCTGGATTTCGCTGACCTTCAAGAAGCACGGCTTCGTCGGCGGATGGAAGAACATCACCGGCTACGACAAGAACCTCGGCGCGATCCTGCCGATGGTCGTCGTCCTGGAGTTCTTCTCGAACCTCCTCATCCGGCCCTTCACGCACGCGGTCCGACTGTTCGCGAACATGTTCGCCGGTCACCTGCTGATCGTGATGTTCTCGCTGGCCACCTGGTACCTCATGAACGGCCTGGGCTTCGTCTACGCCGGCGCCTCGTTCGTGATGGTCCTCGTGATGACCGCCTTCGAGCTCTTCATCCAGGCCGTCCAGGCGTACGTCTTCGTTCTCCTGGCCTGCAGCTACGTCCAGGGCGCGCTCGCCGAGCACCACTGAGCCCCCGCTCCGGACTCGTAGACCCCACCCCGAAACCAGCAGTCGTCCGGTGGCCAACCCCCACCGGGTCATTGAAAGAGAAGGAAGTAACGGCATGTCCGCTGCTCTCGACATGGTCAACCTCGCCGCCGGCGCCAAGGAGAACGTCGTCGGCAACGTCGCCTCCATCGGTTACGGCCTCGCCGCGATCGGCCCCGGCGTCGGCGTCGGCATCATCTTCGGTAACGGTACGCAGGCCCTCGCCCGTCAGCCCGAAGCCGCCGGTCTGATCCGCACCAACCAGATCATGGGCTTCGCCTTCTGTGAGGCGCTCGCCCTCATCGGCATCGTCATGGGCTTCGTCTACCAGTAAGCCGCACTGACAAGTCCGACCCTTTTTACGGAAGGCACTGATGTGAACGCTCTGCTTCTTGCGGAGGCGGCGGAGCCCCAGCCTCCGCTCATCCCGCATCTCGACGAGCTCGTCATCGGCCTGATCGCCTTCGTCATCGTCTTCGGCTTCCTCGCCAAGAAGCTCCTCCCGAACATCAACAAGGTTCTGGACGAGCGTCGCGAGGCCATCGAGGGTGGCATCGAGAAGGCCGAATCGGCCCAGGTCGAGGCTCAGAGTGTGCTGGAGCAGTACAAGGCTCAGCTCGCCGAGGCCCGCCACGAAGCCGCGCGTCTTCGCCAGGAGGCGACGGAGCAGGGCACCGCGATCATCCAGGAGATGAAGGCGGAAGGCCAGCGCCAGCGCGAGGAGATCATCGCGGCCGGTCACACGCAGCTCGCTGCCGACCGCAAGGCCGCGTCCGCCGCGCTGCGTCAGGACGTCGGCAAGCTGGCGACCGACCTGGCGTCGAAGCTCGTCGGCGAGGCCCTCGAGGACCACGCCCGTCAGAGCCGGACCATCGACCGCTTCCTCGACGAGCTCGAGGAGAAGGCCGAGGCCGTGCGATGAACGGAGCGAGCCGCGAGGCACTGAGTGCCGCACGTGAGTCCCTGGACGCGCTGACCGACAACACGTCGGTGGACGCCGGCGAGCTCGCGGGCGAGCTGGCGGCCGTCACCGCGCTGCTCGACCGCGAGGTGTCGCTGCGTCGGGTTCTGACCGACCCGGCGCAGGGTGGCGAGGCCAAGGCCGAGCTGGCCAAGCGACTGCTGTCCGGTCAGGTGGGCGGCGCGACCGTCGACCTGATCGCCGGCATGGTGCGCTCCCGCTGGTCGCAGTCGCGCGACCTGGTCGACGCGGTCGAGGAGCTGGCGAACACCGCCGACCTCACCGCCGCCCAGAAGGCGGGCGCCCTGGACGACGTCGAGGACGAGCTGTTCCGGTTCGGCCGGATCGTCTCCTCCAGCAACGAGCTCCGCTCCGCGCTGACGGACAAGACCGCGACGGCCACGGCCAAGGGCGAGCTGCTGCGCAGCCTGCTCGGCGGCAAGGCAGACCAGGTCACCGAGCGTCTGATCGTCCGCCTGGTCACCCAGCCCCGGGGTCGTAGCCTGGAGTCGGGACTCGAGTCCCTGTCCAAGCTCGCCGCGGCGCGCCGGGACCGGATGGTCGCGGTCGTCACCACCGCGGTGCCGCTCAGCGACGGGCAGAAGCAGCGCCTCGGCGCGGTGCTGGCCAAGCTGTACGGCCGCCAGATGCACTTGAACCTGGACGTGGACCCGACGGTCCTCGGCGGGATCTCGGTGCGGGTCGGTGACGAGGTCATCGACGGCACCATCGCGGAGCGCCTCGACGAGGCGACCCGCCGCCTGGCCGGCTGACCTCGGCCACAACGTAAAGACGCATGACAGCGGCCCGGTTGGGCCGTGCA contains the following coding sequences:
- a CDS encoding ATP synthase protein I (ATP synthase protein I [Streptomyces venezuelae ATCC10712];~identified by MetaGeneAnnotator; putative); the encoded protein is MPSNDARILLRTAVPTAAAGIIATVVSGVLAGGKGAIGAVIGTLVVLLFMGIGQVVLQRTAKKLPHLFQAMGLMLYTAQLLVLFIFLALLKGTTAFNFKAFAFTLLATTIVWVAAQARAYMKAKITYVDPDNSGPKP
- a CDS encoding ATP synthase A chain (ATP synthase A chain [Streptomyces venezuelae ATCC10712];~F0F1 ATP synthase subunit A; Validated;~F0F1-type ATP synthase, subunit a [Energy production and conversion]; COG0356;~identified by MetaGeneAnnotator; putative); the encoded protein is MSADQTLAFDPDCHIFSGCGFPAPGLHTFMYEPMFTVGSFEFTKPMLLAILGSIVVVGFFWAAFNKPKLIPGKMQMVGEAGYDFVRRGIVYEIIGKKDGEKYVPLMVSLFFFVWIMNLWSIIPVAQFPVTSLIAFPAALALIVYVLWISLTFKKHGFVGGWKNITGYDKNLGAILPMVVVLEFFSNLLIRPFTHAVRLFANMFAGHLLIVMFSLATWYLMNGLGFVYAGASFVMVLVMTAFELFIQAVQAYVFVLLACSYVQGALAEHH
- a CDS encoding ATP synthase C chain (ATP synthase C chain [Streptomyces venezuelae ATCC10712];~ATP synthase subunit C; cl00466;~identified by MetaGeneAnnotator; putative), coding for MSAALDMVNLAAGAKENVVGNVASIGYGLAAIGPGVGVGIIFGNGTQALARQPEAAGLIRTNQIMGFAFCEALALIGIVMGFVYQ
- a CDS encoding ATP synthase B chain (ATP synthase B chain [Streptomyces venezuelae ATCC10712];~F0F1 ATP synthase subunit B; Validated;~F0F1-type ATP synthase, subunit b [Energy production and conversion]; COG0711;~identified by MetaGeneAnnotator; putative), translated to MNALLLAEAAEPQPPLIPHLDELVIGLIAFVIVFGFLAKKLLPNINKVLDERREAIEGGIEKAESAQVEAQSVLEQYKAQLAEARHEAARLRQEATEQGTAIIQEMKAEGQRQREEIIAAGHTQLAADRKAASAALRQDVGKLATDLASKLVGEALEDHARQSRTIDRFLDELEEKAEAVR
- a CDS encoding ATP synthase subunit delta (ATP synthase delta (OSCP) subunit; pfam00213;~ATP synthase subunit delta [Streptomyces cattleya NRRL 8057 = DSM46488];~F0F1 ATP synthase subunit delta; Provisional;~identified by MetaGeneAnnotator; putative) — protein: MNGASREALSAARESLDALTDNTSVDAGELAGELAAVTALLDREVSLRRVLTDPAQGGEAKAELAKRLLSGQVGGATVDLIAGMVRSRWSQSRDLVDAVEELANTADLTAAQKAGALDDVEDELFRFGRIVSSSNELRSALTDKTATATAKGELLRSLLGGKADQVTERLIVRLVTQPRGRSLESGLESLSKLAAARRDRMVAVVTTAVPLSDGQKQRLGAVLAKLYGRQMHLNLDVDPTVLGGISVRVGDEVIDGTIAERLDEATRRLAG